From a single Desulfobulbaceae bacterium DB1 genomic region:
- a CDS encoding toxin HipA, whose translation MVEQVSTAIISLWGENIAAVSWLADRGYAVFEYEPSFLKKGLDISPIHMSLAEAGQGDGLFSFPTLNQNTFLGLPGLLADALPDKFGNAVIDTWLARNGRSPGSFSPVERLCYTGSRGMGALEFSPPVNKELDNPVPIEVAELVRLAQEITNSRCSLKVDFFGDKGDHEAIMDILRVGTSAGGARPKAIIAMNGNGNVISGQGKAPAGYDHWIVKFDGVSDLEFGKPQGYGRIEYAYYLMAKEAGIEMTECRLLEEHGRAHFLTKRFDRQGNKKIHMQSLCGLAHYDFNMAGSYSYEQAFAVMRRLRLSKAEAAQQYRRMIFNVIARNQDDHTKNIAFLMNQDGKWHLAPAFDMTYSHNPAGIWTNQHQMSINGKRDHFQLDDLTSVGESISLPRPGEIIGEIVDAVRKWPIFAEKAGLNEEKASEISRYHRLDI comes from the coding sequence ATGGTAGAACAAGTCAGTACCGCCATAATCAGCTTATGGGGCGAAAATATCGCTGCGGTCTCCTGGCTTGCGGACAGGGGCTATGCTGTTTTTGAGTATGAGCCGAGTTTTCTCAAAAAGGGGCTTGATATTTCTCCTATCCACATGAGTCTGGCAGAAGCAGGACAAGGTGATGGTCTCTTTTCGTTTCCGACATTGAACCAAAATACCTTTCTTGGACTGCCCGGACTCCTTGCCGACGCACTTCCAGATAAATTCGGCAATGCCGTTATTGATACATGGCTGGCTCGAAACGGACGCTCCCCCGGCAGTTTCAGCCCGGTCGAGCGTCTCTGTTATACCGGAAGCAGAGGCATGGGGGCCTTGGAATTCAGCCCTCCGGTAAACAAGGAGCTCGACAATCCGGTTCCGATTGAAGTTGCTGAGCTGGTCAGACTGGCCCAGGAGATCACAAACAGCCGCTGCTCCCTGAAGGTCGATTTTTTCGGCGACAAGGGGGATCATGAGGCTATTATGGACATCTTGCGCGTCGGCACCTCAGCTGGTGGAGCAAGGCCAAAAGCCATCATCGCCATGAACGGAAACGGCAATGTCATATCCGGTCAGGGGAAGGCCCCGGCAGGATATGACCACTGGATAGTAAAATTCGACGGAGTAAGCGACCTCGAATTCGGAAAACCACAAGGGTACGGTCGGATCGAATATGCCTATTACCTGATGGCCAAGGAGGCAGGTATCGAGATGACGGAATGCCGGCTCCTTGAAGAACATGGCCGAGCCCATTTTCTCACCAAACGTTTTGACCGGCAAGGCAACAAAAAGATACACATGCAATCATTGTGCGGCTTAGCCCACTATGATTTTAATATGGCCGGAAGCTATAGTTACGAGCAGGCCTTTGCCGTTATGCGCAGACTGCGGCTCAGCAAGGCCGAAGCTGCCCAACAATATCGGAGAATGATTTTCAATGTCATTGCCCGCAATCAGGATGACCATACCAAAAATATCGCTTTCCTGATGAATCAGGACGGAAAATGGCACCTTGCCCCTGCTTTTGATATGACCTATTCCCATAACCCCGCAGGCATCTGGACCAACCAGCACCAGATGAGTATCAACGGAAAACGGGATCATTTCCAACTGGACGATCTCACGTCAGTTGGAGAGAGTATCAGCCTGCCGAGACCAGGCGAAATTATCGGTGAAATTGTAGATGCTGTGCGCAAATGGCCGATATTTGCCGA